ATTCAAAGTGAAACCAAATCGAATCTACATAACTCTAAGTCCTTGAACATGAAAAGGACATTGCCACTGCATACATTATAACCACatcaaatcaaaaaataaaaagaataatagAACTTTTAATGTAGTATTAAGTGTGTTAGGCCCTAACTTCAAGGCCCAGTATGCCATACGACCAGGTAGCTCCTTAACCTTTAATTCAAGTATGTTCCCAAAACCTGTGTCTCTAACTTCAGCTTTCTGGGTGGGATTTAGTTTCTTCAACGAATCATAGAAGGACGCAAGTGTTGTTCGTGTAGTCAATGATAGAGCTTTAGATTTTCGTTCATGCTTCTCAACACCAGCAGTATTGTTTGACGCAACAAGCACTGAACCAGGCGCATCATCTATTAGAATGACATCCGAACATCGGTTGGATGTCTGCGTAACTCTGCCACTACCCTTAGAATATTTCTTATGGGATGATGTTGTATTGTCTGCACATATCACTATGAAATGTTGAGGCAGCAATAACAACCAATATTAGACTAACTGTAATGGAAGTTTTGAATCATAAGAAAATGAATATTACATACGCATTTTAACGTCAATTTCATTTGCACGACTAACAGCTCGTAAAGTAACTGGCTCTTTACCTATGAATGCACGAAACATCCAAAATTTTTTGAATTAGAGGAGATGTCAACTTGGTTAAATGATAAGATACTCGTAATAATCAATCAAACCTTTAAGTAATCGTGAATGGTGATGTAGAACCAACTTTTTCCGCTTCTTGTCTAGTGAAATGGATGAATCACTTGGAGAATCTGAATTTGTAACAAAAAACAAGTTGCCTTCTTTCTGAATTTATGCAGTataagcaaaacaagatggtttgaaaaaattattaaataatcttTGTTCTTACCTGGCACAACGATCGCATTGCCGCTAGATGTTTCCATATCTATAACAAAGACTACAAATTTAGTGAACAAGCACTTATTCAGAGATGAACTTAGTCTGGCATATACGAATACATTAAACCAATCTCATCAGATATCAAACAAGTTAAATATTGGGCAAAAATATTTCATCAATTTATCGATCTCAAATAAAGCCAAATAAACCAAGATTTTCAGAGATTCATCAAAAAATGTTAAGATATGTTTATagttcataattaaaatacgaatGCAAACAAATGTTTCAAACGCATGCTCGCAAGTATCATCTAAAAAATTGAAGAGGAATCGTATTAATAGGCGTCTATCTTTCGCATAGAAGTTGATTGTTTGCTAATAAAATATATACCCTTACCATTGTAGTCTAAAGGTTTAATGAATTACACAaactaaatttcaaaaaatggaAGTATTATACCTCAACAAATTGATGGATTTACCTTGATGCAGTCGGGGGATGAATTGAACTCCTGGGATTTTTTCGATCGCAAAATGATGAATTTGAAACCCTTGCTCGTAAGAATTGTTCAGTATATTTCTCAATTCTAATCTTCTGTTCAACTATAGGATTCACCAGAAACCCAAAAAATCTCGCCATTGATTTCATCTCAGAAAGGAAGGGCGTGAATTAAGGGATTTCATAAACTTACCAAAAACATAGAAtttgtcatgacttgtttaccCTTATACCTTAATTCAGAATAAATTTCAGCTTTTTGAAATTcacgaaaattattttaatggaATAATCTGGTCCCTTGATTTAGAGTAATCCAATGGTCATAAGTTGGTC
This Salvia miltiorrhiza cultivar Shanhuang (shh) unplaced genomic scaffold, IMPLAD_Smil_shh original_scaffold_269, whole genome shotgun sequence DNA region includes the following protein-coding sequences:
- the LOC131003787 gene encoding uncharacterized protein LOC131003787 isoform X2; translated protein: METSSGNAIVVPDSPSDSSISLDKKRKKLVLHHHSRLLKGKEPVTLRAVSRANEIDVKMLICADNTTSSHKKYSKGSGRVTQTSNRCSDVILIDDAPGSVLVASNNTAGVEKHERKSKALSLTTRTTLASFYDSLKKLNPTQKAEVRDTGFGNILELKVKELPGRMAYWALNGNVLFMFKDLELCRFDLVSL
- the LOC131003787 gene encoding uncharacterized protein LOC131003787 isoform X1, producing METSSGNAIVVPDSPSDSSISLDKKRKKLVLHHHSRLLKGKEPVTLRAVSRANEIDVKMLICADNTTSSHKKYSKGSGRVTQTSNRCSDVILIDDAPGSVLVASNNTAGVEKHERKSKALSLTTRTTLASFYDSLKKLNPTQKAEVRDTGFGNILELKVKELPGRMAYWALKLGPNTLNTTLKVLLFFLFFDLMWL